One window of the candidate division WOR-3 bacterium genome contains the following:
- a CDS encoding DUF2948 family protein, with amino-acid sequence MVKILIKSESDLERAADYYHDAAFYLNSIKFDKKKEEFSLKLERVRWEETTVKMNLLFLKLCTAPRNASAITFNKVTNMQLSRTEEFFYNSEPADFIDVIIYHPDKKEIDFKCIFKTVVKLTVKELNGVFMDLNENLGKAHFIYLFGIEIGRH; translated from the coding sequence ATGGTTAAAATCTTAATCAAGTCAGAAAGCGATTTAGAACGCGCAGCAGATTATTATCATGATGCCGCATTCTATCTTAACAGTATTAAATTTGACAAAAAGAAAGAAGAATTTTCATTAAAATTGGAAAGAGTTAGATGGGAAGAAACAACTGTAAAAATGAATCTTCTGTTTTTGAAATTATGCACAGCACCACGCAACGCATCAGCCATAACTTTTAATAAAGTTACAAATATGCAATTAAGCCGCACTGAAGAATTTTTTTATAATTCAGAGCCAGCCGATTTTATTGATGTTATCATATATCATCCAGATAAAAAAGAGATCGATTTTAAATGCATCTTTAAGACGGTTGTCAAATTAACAGTTAAAGAACTTAATGGTGTATTTATGGATTTAAATGAAAATCTCGGAAAGGCACATTTTATTTATCTCTTTGGAATTGAAATAGGTCGTCATTAA